The following nucleotide sequence is from Fibrobacter sp. UWEL.
ATATTTCAAGAAGGTTCGTTTGGGCAATGTTGCCTAAGTCAAACAAGTTCAACTAAGAATGCAAATTTTTCTGTTGAAAAAAGTGAACCATTATACCTAAAGGTCTATATTCTTATGTAGACAGGAGCCAGAATCTTTTTTACGGCCATTTTTTTAAGAAAAATTTCATTTTAGCTAGATATTTTAAATTATTTTGTTCAAATCAAGAATATACTAATTTGACAAAAGGAATGACTGATTCTTTCTTAAAGAACCAAAAAATCAAGTGTGCAGAAAATGGTATGTCTAGTTTTCAAAATGCTTTTAGCGAAAAAGCTCTGAATGCAGAGTTTGTTGCGCTAGGGATGATTAGAGGTATGAAAGAGAAAAAAAGAAAAAATCTATCTTATTGTGATATTCGCATTGTCCCTTATTTTATCTATAGAAGTGGCCTTGATTTTTTAATAGGTAAAAGAAGCACGAATATTGGAGTTGGCTCTGAATATTGGAAAGATAGAGAAAACTCTGGGCTCCCTATTTCAGAACTTCGTGCGAGAAAAAAAGGACAATGTTTTTCTTCTAAAGAATCATTTCATCTAACATATTTTTTGGGGTCCTATGACGAAAAAATGGAACCAAATTTCTTGGTAGATTCTTTGGCGTCGCCTTTAGATTTTTTCTATTTTGATGGGAAATTGGTTGATTTGAGAATGGAGATTCCTTATGATTCATTACTTTCATACTTTTTGCCCCCAAATTTAAGTGTTGAGGATTTTTATCGTTGGTCCATTGGTCATGATTTCAAAGATGATCTTGACGCATTAACGCCATCGCAACAAAAAGAAATTGAAAATGCGATAAATAAATTTGATAAATATTATAAAAGAAAAAATCAGAAAGGTAATGCCAAAAATCTAAAAAACAATTAGTTTATTGTCTAATAAATGATTAAATCCTTGCACCTTCAGTGCAGCAATAGAAGATATTAATGAAACCAGCCTTTCTTTACCCGTTCTTATTGTTTTCTCGAAGGTATTTATAGTAGTCTAGGGGACCTTCGGGTTTGTAAAAAAATAACCCAATAACACGGATGTCTGGGTTTATTTCCAAAATTTTATTCTTTATAGCTTTAAAATGAGTTCCTGTTGTAAGTACATCATCTAGCACATACACTAAATCCGGTATTTCTATTTTTTCAGTTGTTGACATCACAAGATTGTTCTGTATTGCGATTAGATCTTTAGTTTGTTCTGGCTTGTGAGTGCTTTCGACGCTCTCCTTTACATCAAAAATTCCTATGTAAGCTTCCCCAAAACTAGGTAGCTGACAATAAAATGGGGCGGAAAAAGTGTAAAACCTCCCCAGGAAAGTTGTAAAAATGTATATTGGTGGCTAGCGAAGGAGGTCGATTATGGCAACAATAACAATGGAAGTCCCGCAGGAGGCTTTGCCGTTCTTTGAAACAAAGGACGCGTTTTTGCTGAATGAACAAAGGGCATTGATGATGTACCCCTTCGTGAAAAATGGGGTGCTTTCCAGGGGCCGCGTTGCAGAACTCCTTGGAATGAACAAGTTCGACCTTATCTCAATTTACCAGCGCTTCGGCATGCCTTTTATAGATTCTCCAATAGAAGATTTGGAAGAAGATATCGCTAATTGCGAAATGGCCATGGACCGAGGCTGATCGATGATTGTTGTTTCTGATACGACTCCAATTATTACGCTGCTAAAAATAGGCCGTCTGGATCTTTTGAAATTGATGTACGGCTCCGTGAAAATTCCTGAAGCTGTGTTTACGGAACTTACGCAGAATCCAATTTTTTTCAACGAGGCCGAAATAATAAGAAATTGTGATTTCTTGCAGGTAACACCGGTGCAAGACGAATCGAAGGTCAGTCTGTTGCAAAAGGCAACCGGTCTTGATCTGGGCGAAAGCGAGGCATTAACGCTTTGTCTAGAGTCTCACTCGGATTTGTTGCTTATGGATGAAGCACACGGACGCATGGTCGCAAAACAGCTTGGCATTTCGATGACTGGAGTCGTCGGCGTTATTGCAACGGCATATAAAAGGGCGATTCTTTCAAAGGACGATATCCTTAATTATGTAGCCCTTTTGAAGGATAGCGACCGTTTTATTTCTCCTAAATTTTTGCAGTATTTGATTGACTTGACTAAGTAGTTTGGCAATGTCGGACAGAATGTCACGGCAAGGGCAACGCCCAAACTTTTGTATAAATTTAGTGACACTGTATACCCACAATGTTTAAATCCTACCCAAATGTTGCCCCAAGTTTACATTTAGGCGATTTTGGGAGAATTTGCGCTTGAACTGACCCTGCTTGACTGCGGTTTGACTGCGGATGGTCATAAACACAAAAGGTATACAGTGTCTTAGCCCGACAGAGCCCGGCTAACGCAAATGTGGAAAGTTGATTTCTTGTAAGTTGTTTATGAAACGCATTTGTATCATATTCGTTTTTCTTTTGAAAATTTTTTGAAAAACGGTGATTTTTGTTGCAAAATCGCTATTTTTGTTTTATTTTTCATAACATGAGACCCGTTACTGAATATCAAGACTACCGCCAATATATGCAAGACTTCTATGAAGAACGCAAAAGAAGTTCTTACTTCACATGGCGTAAATTCGCAAGCCTTGCTGGTTTTGCTTCTCCGGCATACCTGAAACTGGTCTGCGATGGCAAAACAAGCTTGAGCAAGCCGGGTGTCGCTAAGGTGGCTCGTGCCATGAATCTAGAAGGTTTTGATTTCACCTATTTCGCCTTGCTCGTAAGATTTGGCAACGCCAAGAACGACAGCGAAAAGGAAGCGGCCCTTATGGCGCTTGAACGCGAAGCCCGCATGAATAAGATCCGAATAATTGATGCAGATGCATTTCGCTACTATGAAGACCCGACCTGTCCTATCGTCCGCGAACTTGCGCCCGTCATGCCGAGAGCTACTTTTGGTGAGATCGCTTCCAAAATCCGTAGCGAGACGACGGCGGCACAAGTCCGCGACACCCTGCAGTTCCTTGTCAAGGCAGACCTGCTCAAAAAGAATGCTGACGAAACATATGAGCAAACGCAAAAGGCCGTGAAGGGCTCCAAGGAAACTATACCCCTTGTCATTCGAACCATGAATAAAAAGATGACCGAACTGGCGGCACGCTCCATCGCCAACGATTCTGTCGAGGAACGCAACTTTTCGGGAATCACCATGGGCATTGACAAGCGCACTTATGATCGTATCACCAGGGAAATCGAAATTTTCCGCAAGAAGATTGTCGACATTGCCAACGAGTGTCAAAAGATAGATCAGGTCTACCAAATGAATTTGCAAATTTTCCCTTTGACAGACAAGATTAGCAACATTGAATCAAGGAAAGGCTAATGAATATGAATAAGACAAATTTCGTAATCGCTTTATCCGTAGCTCTGCTCTGGGCCTGCTCCGATTCTCCTAACGAGGCGGGGACTACAGAAATAGACAACACCGTGGCGCAGAACGATAGTTCTTCGAGCTCCGTAGATAATTCGTCCAGTTCCGTAGACATCAAACATTCTTCATCAAGTGAGTTGCAATCTAGTTCTAGTGACAAAGCAGAGTCTTCAAATGCGTTTGCAGAAGACACTAAACGAGGCTTGAAACTCGGCTTTTGCATTTCATCTGGTTTAGAGCAACGAGTATTAGCTAAACGATCTGCCCTCATTGCTAGTGTAGAAGACTCATCAGAAGAATTGCCCAAGGCTTACATTCTTCAAGACGGTAAAGGAAATTACCAAGTGATGATTTTGAACGTAATGGATCTCTGTCAAGTTGAAGCAGACCTGTTGACAAAGCGTTCCGGTGATACATTGGAAATCGAATACGGAGAGCATCATATGGAAACGACATGTTCGTGCTATAGTGATCACTGGTTCGACATTGATGCGAACAACAAGAATGTCAAGTTTGTTCGGTTCAGCGGAATCACCTACGAAATCAGCGAAGGATCGGCTCCAGAGCCTACAAAACGCGAACACGACTATTCCGTTATGGACGATTCCCGTGATAGCAAAACTTATAAGACGGTCCAATTAGAAGAAGGCGTCTGGATGGCTGAAAACCTCAACTACGAAATGGAAGACGGAGTCCAGAGCTGGTGTAACGAAAACAAGACGGAAAACTGCGACAAGTATGGGCGCCTATATACTCTCAAGGCAGCCAATTCTGTATGTCCTTCAGGATGGCACCTTCCTTCAATAGAGGAATGGCCGTTCAGTGGAAATGGGGGCTATTCGGCATTTTACGATTATGCCGCCCAAGGTTGGAAAAAAGCAATTGACAAATACGGCTTTGCCGCTCTGCCTGCCGGCGAATATTCCGCAGAATTCCAAAAGTTTTTCGAGCCCGGAACTTCCGCCTATTTCTGGACATCTACCATAGATACAAGAAATAATGACTGTCCTGTGATAGTCGAATTCAGCAATAGTTCTGCAGGAATGATAAGTGTCTGTGCCGATAACGAAAACGACGGACTTTCTGTCCGCTGTGTCAAGGACTCTGAGTAGGGGTGTTTGTAGACATTATTGGAAACGAGTTTTCCCAGGGTTACGAAACGGGTGTAAAAACTCGTTTTTTTCGTTGTTTCTGGCGGTCTTTTTAGGAATAGCAAAAACAGCTTTATTTGTGATTCCACGGCGCGATTCTGGGCTGATTTTGGGGCTAAAACCATGTCAACTATTTGGACAATGTTTCGTGAGTCCAGAGGTATCCCAAAACGCGAATATGGCGATTCTAGCCTGAAAACGGCAATGGACTAATTTTGACAGGCTAAAAGTAGTGAACAAAAAAAGCACTAATAAAAAGGCTCTGTATACCCACAATGTTTAAATCCTACCCAAATGTTGCCCCAAGTTTACATTTAGGCGGTTTTGGGAGAATTTGCGCTTGAACTGCCCCTGCTTGACTGCGGATGGTCATAAACACGGAAAGTATACAGTGTCAAATGACTTGACACAGCCAATCAAACCGTCGCTTTTCAAGTCTGTAGCGACCGGAGGAAAAAATGAATAAAGCAGTTTCTGCCAATAGTGGCGAATTCCATACCGAAGTTTGCGTAGAGAATATTTGTATTCAAAAAAGGGTCTCGGGAAAAGTACAAGACCTTCCCTGGAATGCTGTAAAGATGTATATTAGCGGGAAGCGAAGGAGGTCGATTATGGCGACAATAACAATGGAAGTCCCGGAGGACATCATGAATTTCATGGTGTGCGAAAACAAGTGCGATGAGCTCCGTCGTAATGCGTTGTTGCTGTACCCCTTTATCAAGAACGAGACAATCTCGCATGGTCGTGCCGCCGAAATTTTGGGCATTTCCAAGTGGGAACTGATTGAATTGTATGGGAACGAGGGAATCCCGTATATTGACCAGAGCTGGGAAGAAGTTGAACAGGACGCAGGCAATGTGATGGAACTACTTTCCAAGAGGTAGGGATGATTGTCGTTTCTGATTCAACTCCAATAATTTCTTTTCTCAAAATCAACCGTCTTGACATTCTTGAAACTCTCTTTGGCGCGTCGCAACGCCCATAAAAAAAGGACTTGAGATGAACTCAAGTCCTTTAATGCTTTTAGATCCTTCGCTTCGCTCAGGATGACACTTTAGTGAAAGGAGATCCCGGAACAAGTCCGGGATGACATCCTCTTACTTCACGATGTGACGGTGATACTCCTGCAGTGAGCAGACTTCGAAGCGGCCGTAGTCGTGCTTGTCCATGAGGCCTTCCACGGTGGAGGTGAGGGCTGCGATGGTTGTGGTGATAGGAATGCCGCTGACCACTGCCTTGGAGCGCATCTGGATTTCGTCCACCATGGC
It contains:
- a CDS encoding TIGR02147 family protein, with amino-acid sequence MRPVTEYQDYRQYMQDFYEERKRSSYFTWRKFASLAGFASPAYLKLVCDGKTSLSKPGVAKVARAMNLEGFDFTYFALLVRFGNAKNDSEKEAALMALEREARMNKIRIIDADAFRYYEDPTCPIVRELAPVMPRATFGEIASKIRSETTAAQVRDTLQFLVKADLLKKNADETYEQTQKAVKGSKETIPLVIRTMNKKMTELAARSIANDSVEERNFSGITMGIDKRTYDRITREIEIFRKKIVDIANECQKIDQVYQMNLQIFPLTDKISNIESRKG
- a CDS encoding FISUMP domain-containing protein; this translates as MILNVMDLCQVEADLLTKRSGDTLEIEYGEHHMETTCSCYSDHWFDIDANNKNVKFVRFSGITYEISEGSAPEPTKREHDYSVMDDSRDSKTYKTVQLEEGVWMAENLNYEMEDGVQSWCNENKTENCDKYGRLYTLKAANSVCPSGWHLPSIEEWPFSGNGGYSAFYDYAAQGWKKAIDKYGFAALPAGEYSAEFQKFFEPGTSAYFWTSTIDTRNNDCPVIVEFSNSSAGMISVCADNENDGLSVRCVKDSE
- a CDS encoding UPF0175 family protein encodes the protein MATITMEVPEDIMNFMVCENKCDELRRNALLLYPFIKNETISHGRAAEILGISKWELIELYGNEGIPYIDQSWEEVEQDAGNVMELLSKR
- a CDS encoding UPF0175 family protein, translated to MATITMEVPQEALPFFETKDAFLLNEQRALMMYPFVKNGVLSRGRVAELLGMNKFDLISIYQRFGMPFIDSPIEDLEEDIANCEMAMDRG